A stretch of Acidimicrobiales bacterium DNA encodes these proteins:
- a CDS encoding heme-copper oxidase subunit III — MTSTVVPAAPTYGRLRLNRVGLWLFMASELMLFAGILATRFALLGTEVDEHVSQTIGLVITSILLASSYTAFRAEHAASHGDRAGTTRYLGLTLLLGAVFLGGVAIEWTEAFDAFPPGTEYGSIFFLMTGVHAFHVVTGLIFLGIVAGGARRGRYDEDPWPVEAGVKYWHFVDVVWVFFYPALYLI; from the coding sequence ATGACTTCCACCGTCGTTCCCGCAGCGCCGACCTATGGCCGCTTGCGGCTCAACCGAGTCGGACTCTGGCTATTCATGGCATCCGAGCTGATGCTCTTCGCCGGAATTCTCGCCACACGATTCGCTCTGCTTGGCACCGAAGTCGACGAACACGTGTCGCAGACCATCGGGCTGGTCATCACGTCGATCCTCCTTGCCTCCAGTTACACCGCGTTCCGGGCGGAGCACGCGGCATCGCACGGCGACCGCGCCGGTACGACCCGGTACCTCGGCCTGACCCTCTTGCTCGGAGCCGTGTTCCTAGGCGGTGTCGCGATCGAGTGGACTGAGGCCTTCGACGCGTTCCCACCGGGAACCGAGTACGGCTCCATCTTCTTCCTGATGACCGGAGTTCACGCGTTTCACGTCGTCACGGGCCTGATCTTCTTGGGGATCGTCGCCGGCGGAGCTCGCCGTGGCCGCTACGACGAGGATCCGTGGCCGGTCGAGGCCGGTGTGAAGTACTGGCATTTCGTCGACGTCGTGTGGGTGTTCTTCTACCCCGCGCTCTACCTGATCTGA
- a CDS encoding cbb3-type cytochrome c oxidase subunit I yields MRVIWGVVGGAVGFLIGAVLIMSVRAASGSAAWEVESVTAGAWLFGVAGWLLGVGVWRYWVRTWFGREPASYTAAGKHRYFDFDTDHKVIGIQYLITFLFMFFLAGLFAMLMRYELMSTGEDLVGSDQYNSIMSLHGTMMVFVAVAATVGAFGNYVVPIMIGADDMAFPKLNALSYWLVPPVLVALTASFLAGGYDTGWTGYAPLSVESDTGGLFFNLAFFTLGLSSIIGALNIIVTVVGMRAPGMTWTRLPIFVWSIFVTAILALVFTQFIGLAMLLVILDRTAGTIFFDPASGGEPLLYQHVFWFYSHPAVYIMIIPAFGITLETISHFSRKPLFGYRWAVGGLLGIMGMSSIVWAHHMFTSGMPEALRKPFLATTELISIPTGLIFLSALGTLWLGRIRFTVPMLFSLGVLFNFLIGGVTGVFLADVPVDIQLQDTYFVVAHFHYVILGGGIFGLFGAIYYWFPKMTGRMMNARLGKVHFWWMIIGFNATFLPMFTLGIQGMNRRVADYSPELEDANRAVSLGGFFLGTSFVIFLWNFIMSWRRGESAPVNPWGARTLEWQIPSPPPHENFETQPVVLADPYGYGEPDSVHADLNAAGSAAGGEFS; encoded by the coding sequence ATGAGAGTGATATGGGGCGTCGTAGGCGGCGCCGTTGGATTCCTCATTGGGGCGGTCCTCATCATGTCAGTACGGGCCGCGTCTGGTTCAGCCGCGTGGGAGGTCGAGTCCGTCACCGCCGGGGCCTGGCTCTTCGGCGTCGCCGGCTGGCTGCTCGGAGTCGGAGTATGGCGGTACTGGGTCCGGACCTGGTTCGGTCGAGAACCGGCCAGCTACACGGCGGCTGGCAAACATCGGTATTTCGACTTCGACACAGACCACAAGGTGATCGGCATCCAGTACCTCATCACCTTCCTCTTCATGTTCTTTCTGGCGGGTCTCTTCGCCATGCTCATGCGATACGAACTCATGAGCACCGGTGAAGACCTGGTTGGGTCGGACCAGTACAACTCGATCATGAGCCTGCACGGCACAATGATGGTGTTCGTGGCCGTCGCCGCGACGGTGGGCGCCTTCGGCAACTACGTCGTCCCTATCATGATCGGCGCCGACGACATGGCGTTCCCCAAACTCAACGCTCTGTCGTACTGGCTCGTGCCACCCGTACTCGTCGCCCTGACCGCCTCCTTCCTTGCCGGCGGGTACGACACGGGCTGGACTGGATACGCCCCTCTGTCGGTTGAGTCGGACACCGGTGGGCTCTTCTTCAACCTCGCGTTCTTCACGCTCGGGCTGTCCTCGATCATCGGCGCCCTCAACATCATCGTCACCGTCGTCGGTATGCGCGCGCCGGGCATGACCTGGACCCGGCTGCCGATCTTTGTCTGGTCGATCTTCGTCACCGCGATTCTCGCTCTGGTGTTCACCCAGTTCATCGGCCTTGCTATGCTGCTGGTGATTCTCGACCGTACTGCAGGCACGATATTTTTCGACCCTGCATCGGGCGGCGAGCCGTTGTTGTATCAACACGTGTTCTGGTTCTATTCACATCCGGCCGTCTACATAATGATCATCCCGGCGTTCGGGATCACACTCGAAACCATCTCGCATTTCAGCCGCAAGCCGCTGTTCGGCTATCGCTGGGCAGTGGGCGGCTTGCTGGGCATCATGGGAATGAGTTCGATCGTGTGGGCCCACCACATGTTCACGAGTGGTATGCCTGAGGCGCTTCGAAAGCCCTTCCTCGCAACGACCGAGCTGATCTCGATACCCACCGGCCTGATTTTCCTAAGCGCCCTCGGCACGCTGTGGTTGGGTCGTATCCGGTTCACCGTGCCGATGCTCTTTTCGCTTGGCGTTCTATTCAACTTCCTGATCGGAGGTGTCACCGGCGTCTTCTTGGCCGACGTTCCTGTCGACATCCAACTGCAGGACACGTACTTCGTCGTCGCCCACTTCCACTACGTGATTCTCGGCGGCGGCATCTTCGGTCTGTTCGGTGCGATCTACTACTGGTTCCCCAAGATGACCGGGCGCATGATGAACGCCCGGCTGGGCAAGGTCCACTTCTGGTGGATGATCATTGGGTTCAACGCCACCTTTCTCCCGATGTTCACGTTGGGAATCCAAGGCATGAACCGGCGTGTCGCCGACTACTCGCCCGAGTTGGAGGATGCGAACCGTGCCGTCTCTCTGGGCGGATTCTTCCTCGGAACGAGTTTTGTCATCTTCCTGTGGAATTTCATCATGAGTTGGCGCCGCGGCGAGTCCGCTCCTGTGAACCCGTGGGGTGCCCGAACACTCGAGTGGCAGATCCCATCGCCGCCCCCGCACGAGAACTTCGAGACGCAGCCCGTCGTACTGGCCGATCCCTACGGCTACGGCGAGCCCGACTCGGTCCATGCCGACCTGAACGCGGCCGGAAGCGCCGCTGGAGGTGAGTTCTCATGA
- the coxB gene encoding cytochrome c oxidase subunit II, protein MATRRNLIVGVSWVILSVIGLVVAGNTEIHPFGASREARISDDAFDFLLYLSIPVMAFVLVMGGYAVFRDRDRGADEDGAPIRDNRPFVSAWVLITSALAVLVIITPGFTGLDELRAEPEPEVIIDVQGERWSWEFIYVDSDRRTRGTLVLPIDTRVMFRVTSTDVIHSFWIPAMRIKIDAIPGTITTTMVTAEKLGSFSDESLLRVQCAELCGVGHARMWTQVEVVTQEEFEAFVNG, encoded by the coding sequence ATGGCGACCCGCAGAAACCTGATCGTTGGCGTGTCGTGGGTCATCCTGTCGGTGATCGGGCTTGTCGTCGCCGGCAACACCGAGATCCATCCCTTTGGTGCCTCGCGAGAAGCACGGATCTCCGATGACGCCTTCGACTTCTTGCTCTACCTCTCGATCCCCGTCATGGCGTTCGTTCTCGTCATGGGCGGCTATGCGGTCTTCCGAGACCGGGATCGAGGAGCCGACGAGGATGGAGCGCCGATCCGCGACAATCGTCCCTTCGTTTCGGCGTGGGTGCTCATCACGAGCGCCCTGGCGGTACTCGTCATCATCACGCCGGGCTTCACCGGACTCGACGAACTGAGGGCCGAGCCCGAACCGGAGGTCATCATCGACGTCCAGGGCGAGCGCTGGAGCTGGGAGTTCATCTACGTCGACTCCGATCGCCGAACCCGAGGCACCCTGGTCCTCCCGATCGACACGCGGGTCATGTTCCGGGTCACCTCGACCGACGTCATCCATTCGTTCTGGATTCCCGCCATGCGTATCAAGATCGATGCCATCCCGGGCACCATCACCACCACGATGGTCACAGCCGAGAAGCTCGGCTCGTTCTCTGACGAGTCCCTGTTGCGGGTCCAATGCGCCGAGTTGTGTGGCGTTGGCCACGCTCGCATGTGGACCCAGGTTGAAGTCGTCACCCAAGAAGAGTTCGAGGCGTTCGTCAATGGCTAG
- a CDS encoding M56 family metallopeptidase: MSVWALMLGGFLAVVTLMACANALRGDSGAGAAQRHLIGGVPAVGWVSLAMATSALVSAPRTIAFAARRRRWIRRELHHLPRRRIDDISIAPIDRSDVYAMAVPGDDECVLVSQGALVQLCDDELRALIHHEQAHLRMGHHRDLLLARVAERSCWFVPGIHRAAATLRLSLEVSADAASRQQLGVAPISGALRLAGEPSGSPRRLAVDASRSRYWGVLAIAVMMGVSLFAISAEFTWLMGGP, encoded by the coding sequence ATGTCGGTCTGGGCGCTGATGCTTGGCGGCTTCCTCGCCGTCGTGACCCTGATGGCGTGTGCCAATGCGCTTCGGGGCGACTCCGGAGCCGGGGCAGCGCAGCGCCACCTCATTGGCGGCGTACCGGCGGTCGGCTGGGTGAGCCTCGCTATGGCCACGTCCGCGCTCGTATCGGCGCCCCGCACAATTGCGTTCGCGGCGAGGAGGCGCCGATGGATCCGACGCGAGCTTCACCACCTTCCGCGGCGGCGCATCGACGACATCTCGATCGCGCCCATCGACCGCAGCGATGTGTACGCGATGGCGGTGCCCGGCGACGACGAGTGCGTTCTCGTCTCGCAGGGGGCACTGGTCCAGCTGTGCGACGACGAGCTGCGGGCCCTCATTCACCATGAGCAGGCGCACCTGCGGATGGGCCACCACCGAGACCTTCTCCTCGCACGCGTCGCGGAGCGTTCGTGCTGGTTCGTGCCCGGAATCCACCGGGCTGCTGCGACGTTGCGCCTCTCGCTCGAGGTCTCGGCGGACGCAGCGAGTCGGCAACAGCTTGGCGTCGCCCCGATCTCCGGCGCGCTACGTCTCGCAGGGGAACCGTCGGGCTCTCCCCGACGGTTGGCCGTCGACGCGTCACGGAGTCGCTATTGGGGCGTACTTGCAATCGCTGTCATGATGGGAGTCTCGCTGTTTGCCATCAGTGCGGAATTCACTTGGTTGATGGGGGGCCCATGA
- a CDS encoding BlaI/MecI/CopY family transcriptional regulator encodes MTRGASSRRRGSGELEALVLRSLWRLDSWATPALVLDAIPDPLAHTTVVTVLRRLHQKGELDRRAVGRTHEYRPRLTSEERTAGAMAEILRAADDPALALNHFVAGLDVGNRSILRRHLRSRPPAS; translated from the coding sequence ATGACTCGCGGCGCGAGCTCCAGGCGGCGGGGGAGTGGGGAGTTGGAGGCGTTGGTCTTGCGGTCGCTCTGGCGACTCGATTCGTGGGCGACTCCGGCACTGGTGCTCGATGCCATCCCCGACCCGTTGGCGCACACCACTGTGGTCACGGTCCTCCGCCGCCTTCACCAGAAGGGGGAGCTCGATCGTCGCGCTGTGGGGCGGACCCACGAGTACCGGCCACGACTGACGTCGGAAGAACGCACGGCCGGGGCGATGGCCGAGATTCTGCGGGCGGCCGACGATCCGGCACTAGCGCTCAACCATTTCGTCGCCGGCCTCGATGTCGGCAATCGATCGATCCTGCGCCGCCACCTCAGGTCGCGGCCTCCGGCCAGCTGA
- a CDS encoding TlpA disulfide reductase family protein, translating to MACNASAPELRAAYDIHNAHGFEVLSVSIQEPDAAVDDFVARYGLDYQFLMDRTGEISSAYEVTSTPSTFFIAPDGTIADSTTGVVSRSWLEGNIDDYISS from the coding sequence GTGGCGTGCAACGCCAGTGCCCCCGAGTTGCGGGCGGCCTACGACATCCACAACGCTCACGGTTTCGAAGTTCTCTCGGTCAGTATCCAAGAACCCGACGCCGCAGTCGACGACTTCGTGGCCAGGTACGGCCTCGACTACCAGTTCCTCATGGATCGCACCGGCGAGATCAGTAGCGCTTACGAGGTCACGAGCACCCCGAGCACGTTCTTCATCGCCCCCGACGGCACGATCGCCGACAGCACCACAGGCGTGGTGAGCCGCAGCTGGCTCGAAGGAAACATCGACGACTACATCAGTTCCTGA
- a CDS encoding redoxin domain-containing protein produces MTNKQTKRARREAARRARQRRQRIRWAAAAVIVLAVTGIVLFAGGSDDQVAALAPDFELETPEGETVRLSDYRGQPVAVTFMHTY; encoded by the coding sequence ATGACCAACAAACAAACGAAACGGGCACGACGGGAGGCCGCCCGACGCGCACGACAACGCCGACAGCGCATCCGCTGGGCCGCCGCGGCCGTGATCGTCCTCGCGGTGACCGGGATCGTCCTCTTCGCGGGAGGATCCGACGACCAGGTCGCTGCGCTCGCGCCCGACTTCGAGCTCGAAACGCCCGAAGGCGAGACGGTCCGCCTCAGCGACTACCGAGGACAACCGGTCGCCGTCACCTTCATGCACACCTATTGA
- a CDS encoding cytochrome c biogenesis CcdA family protein — MISGPIALAFTAGMVATFNPCGFSLLPAYIGAFVAGDQVHDRLDQRILRAVGVAAAVSVGFIVVFASVGLIIDSIAGEARRQLPWVTIVIGGLLVVAGLAMAVGWKPTLAIRGPRFSTGANSPKVMVGYGITYAVASLSCTIGPFLAVTGTALSQSTAEGLATYIAYALGMGIIILVLSVASALAHSTVANHMRRLSRIAPRVGGILMVAAGAYAIWYGRWELAVYDGNLDTDPVIETAEDIRLWFVETIQSVGSQRLALLAALAIATVVALTRLRSQTTAAAPPAASTDPDVGATRSRT, encoded by the coding sequence ATGATCAGCGGCCCGATCGCGCTGGCGTTCACGGCAGGCATGGTCGCGACGTTCAACCCGTGTGGGTTCTCGCTGCTCCCCGCCTACATCGGCGCGTTCGTTGCCGGTGACCAGGTGCACGACCGCCTCGACCAGCGAATCCTGCGTGCGGTCGGTGTCGCCGCCGCGGTCTCGGTCGGGTTCATCGTCGTGTTCGCCTCGGTCGGGCTCATCATCGACAGCATCGCGGGAGAGGCCCGGCGCCAGCTCCCCTGGGTCACGATCGTCATCGGCGGGCTGCTCGTCGTTGCCGGGTTGGCCATGGCGGTGGGCTGGAAACCGACGCTTGCGATCCGCGGGCCACGGTTCTCGACCGGCGCGAACAGCCCGAAGGTGATGGTCGGCTACGGGATCACCTACGCCGTCGCGTCACTGTCGTGCACGATCGGACCATTCCTCGCCGTCACCGGCACCGCGCTTTCTCAGTCCACCGCCGAGGGACTGGCCACCTACATCGCCTACGCCCTCGGCATGGGCATCATCATCCTGGTGCTCAGCGTCGCCTCCGCGCTCGCCCACAGCACCGTGGCCAACCACATGCGACGACTCTCACGCATCGCCCCACGCGTCGGCGGCATCCTCATGGTGGCAGCCGGCGCATACGCCATCTGGTACGGACGATGGGAACTCGCCGTCTATGACGGCAACCTCGACACCGACCCGGTGATCGAGACCGCAGAGGACATCCGCCTCTGGTTCGTCGAGACCATTCAGTCCGTCGGCTCCCAACGGCTGGCCCTGTTGGCCGCGCTCGCTATCGCCACGGTGGTTGCGCTCACCCGGCTCCGCAGCCAGACCACCGCGGCCGCGCCGCCCGCCGCCTCGACCGATCCCGACGTCGGCGCGACCCGAAGCCGCACATGA
- a CDS encoding TlpA disulfide reductase family protein translates to MTSATPDGEAENRLTTRRLAVVAIVVAIAAWAGWTALREPDLPDFVASGDPMELPADGSFPSVGLDEFEAILVGQRGRPVVVNIWASWCAPCRTEMPLLQSAADTYAGEAVILGIASNDDPDAAQDFLRELGLSYPNVYDTTGEIRVALGLTAYPTTYVFDADGTIRARVDGGISEQRLAGLIEDALG, encoded by the coding sequence ATGACGAGCGCGACCCCCGACGGCGAGGCCGAGAACCGATTGACGACGCGACGGCTTGCGGTGGTCGCGATCGTCGTCGCGATCGCGGCGTGGGCGGGCTGGACCGCGCTGCGTGAACCCGATCTGCCCGACTTCGTCGCGTCGGGCGACCCCATGGAGCTGCCAGCCGACGGTTCCTTCCCGTCGGTGGGCCTCGATGAATTCGAGGCGATCCTTGTCGGCCAGCGAGGCCGACCGGTGGTGGTCAACATCTGGGCGTCATGGTGCGCGCCATGCCGAACTGAAATGCCATTGCTGCAGTCGGCCGCCGACACCTACGCGGGTGAAGCCGTGATCCTGGGGATCGCGTCCAACGACGACCCCGACGCGGCACAGGACTTCCTCCGAGAGCTCGGGCTCAGCTACCCGAACGTCTACGACACGACCGGCGAGATCCGAGTCGCCCTGGGTCTGACCGCCTACCCCACCACCTATGTCTTCGACGCCGACGGAACCATTCGCGCCCGGGTCGACGGCGGTATCTCCGAACAGCGGCTCGCCGGCTTGATCGAGGATGCGCTCGGGTGA
- a CDS encoding ferric reductase-like transmembrane domain-containing protein, with the protein MRLWKAVGDAAFVLLVAALAVGPIATLAPSARGLLRWRRQLGIWFALTATLHAVLILDGWARWSLRRFLGYEFIPQLGREARLEPGFGLANLVGSVALLLALVLAATSSDWALRRMGRPAWTWLHRLAHTVLILSLLHGSYFLFIHFTESFHKAPPPDLDWFRIPFLLTGVAVTGLHILSFGRNAQPEQDAAPVIGRNGPQRRRS; encoded by the coding sequence ATGCGGCTGTGGAAGGCCGTGGGTGACGCCGCCTTCGTTCTGCTCGTCGCGGCACTAGCCGTCGGCCCCATCGCCACGCTCGCGCCCTCGGCCCGTGGTCTGCTGCGGTGGCGCCGCCAGCTCGGCATCTGGTTCGCCCTGACCGCAACACTGCACGCCGTGCTGATCCTCGACGGCTGGGCTCGCTGGAGCCTCCGTCGCTTCCTCGGCTACGAATTCATTCCCCAACTCGGCCGCGAGGCCCGCCTCGAACCCGGCTTCGGACTGGCCAACCTCGTCGGCTCGGTCGCCCTGCTCCTCGCTCTCGTCCTCGCAGCCACCTCCTCGGATTGGGCACTGCGACGAATGGGCCGACCCGCCTGGACCTGGCTCCACCGACTCGCCCACACCGTGCTGATTCTCTCACTCCTGCACGGCAGCTACTTCTTGTTCATCCACTTCACCGAGTCGTTCCACAAGGCGCCACCGCCCGACCTCGACTGGTTCCGCATCCCCTTCCTGTTGACCGGCGTCGCCGTCACCGGCCTCCACATTCTCTCGTTCGGTCGGAACGCGCAGCCGGAGCAAGACGCAGCACCCGTCATCGGCCGCAACGGACCCCAGCGACGCCGTTCATGA
- a CDS encoding class I SAM-dependent methyltransferase, which translates to MTTCPACAATELRFIDSQSGIPGNSCLLLDSATAAAAFPTGDMTLTVCQGCGFVFNATFDPTLSEYSARYEETQGCSPRFVEFARALASRWVEDYDLVDRTVLEIGCGSMGEFLQLMVEAGVGRAVGVDPALEPRRIDVAEPDRFEWIPDFYPVPDITDDVSAIVCRHTLEHIASVGDFMRSLRQTIGARTDVIVLFELPDVQRVFDEVAFWDVYYEHCSYFTAGSLARLFRASGFDPIKITHEYDDQYVVIEARPSPDGPPSHSPSGGAELLELIASAEEYGRRVTTVRRQWRDRVSAAVDEGQRVVIWGAGSKGVSFLTGLRENDIQFAVDINPAKHGFFMAGTGQEIVAPDFLATYQPDLVVAMNPIYLDEIQQELEERGLSAELIGV; encoded by the coding sequence ATGACGACATGCCCTGCGTGCGCGGCGACTGAACTCCGGTTCATCGACTCCCAGTCCGGTATCCCGGGCAACAGTTGCCTTCTCCTCGACTCTGCAACCGCCGCCGCGGCGTTTCCCACCGGCGACATGACCTTGACCGTCTGTCAAGGTTGTGGGTTCGTCTTCAACGCCACATTTGATCCGACGTTGTCGGAGTACTCAGCTCGCTACGAGGAAACGCAGGGGTGTTCACCTCGGTTCGTCGAATTCGCCCGCGCACTCGCCTCCCGCTGGGTTGAGGACTACGACCTCGTTGATCGAACCGTGCTCGAGATCGGATGCGGTTCGATGGGCGAGTTCTTGCAACTCATGGTCGAGGCGGGAGTCGGACGGGCGGTCGGCGTGGACCCGGCGCTCGAGCCCCGACGCATCGACGTTGCCGAACCGGACCGCTTCGAATGGATACCCGACTTCTATCCGGTGCCGGACATCACGGACGACGTGTCGGCAATCGTCTGTCGCCACACGCTGGAACACATCGCCTCCGTCGGTGACTTCATGCGCTCACTGCGACAGACCATCGGCGCTCGGACCGACGTCATCGTCCTCTTCGAACTCCCGGACGTGCAGCGTGTCTTCGACGAGGTGGCATTCTGGGACGTGTACTACGAGCACTGCTCGTACTTCACGGCGGGCTCACTCGCCCGCCTCTTTCGCGCATCGGGATTCGACCCGATCAAGATCACCCACGAGTACGACGACCAGTACGTCGTCATCGAAGCACGGCCATCCCCCGATGGGCCCCCGTCTCACTCCCCGTCGGGCGGGGCCGAACTTCTCGAGCTGATCGCGAGCGCGGAGGAATACGGCCGGCGAGTGACGACCGTCCGCAGACAGTGGCGCGACCGAGTGAGCGCTGCCGTGGACGAGGGCCAACGAGTGGTGATCTGGGGGGCCGGCTCCAAGGGTGTGTCGTTCCTGACAGGGCTGCGCGAAAACGACATCCAATTCGCCGTGGACATCAACCCGGCGAAACACGGGTTCTTCATGGCTGGAACCGGACAGGAGATCGTGGCGCCTGACTTCCTCGCGACCTACCAGCCCGACCTCGTCGTTGCCATGAACCCGATCTATCTCGACGAGATCCAACAGGAACTCGAGGAACGAGGACTCAGCGCCGAACTCATCGGCGTCTGA
- a CDS encoding class I SAM-dependent methyltransferase yields MPIEACRSSGSTDLREFLDLGVTPLADALLRQEDLAKPEPRFPLRLAFCPESALVQITEDVPAQTMFVDNYLYFSSFSDELLEHSRSHAEALIEERHLDSSSFVVEIGSNDGYLLRNFCDAGVSALGIDPAPDQAAAATAAGVPNMAEFFGRELAARLVERGPRADVIIANNVFAHIPDINDFTAGMKLLLAEDGVIHIENPNVQDLIERCAFDTVYHEHFYYHSCMSIDRQMRRHGLWLNDVEYFPDLHGGTLRWHIGHHQEPTARLLDRVASEEAAGLGSFEYYAQFGRRVSSLIRDLRELLIELRANGARIAGYGAAAKGATLLNTADLGTDLIEYVVDRNTYKQGLFMPGTHQPIRDVSTLVADKPDFVLLLAWNFRDEIIAQQRDYTTGGGQFILPVPQPQIIGGD; encoded by the coding sequence GTGCCGATCGAAGCCTGCCGCAGCAGCGGGAGCACTGACCTCCGTGAGTTTCTCGACCTCGGCGTCACGCCATTGGCCGATGCACTGTTGCGTCAGGAGGACCTCGCGAAGCCGGAACCTCGATTTCCACTTCGCTTGGCCTTCTGTCCCGAGTCGGCCCTGGTTCAGATCACCGAAGACGTACCGGCCCAAACGATGTTCGTTGACAACTACCTGTACTTCTCGTCCTTCAGCGACGAACTCCTCGAACACAGTCGTTCCCACGCCGAGGCGCTCATCGAAGAACGCCACCTCGACTCGAGCAGCTTCGTCGTCGAAATCGGGAGCAACGACGGGTATCTGCTCCGAAACTTCTGCGATGCCGGTGTTTCTGCGCTCGGGATTGATCCCGCGCCGGACCAGGCCGCAGCCGCCACCGCGGCCGGCGTACCCAACATGGCCGAGTTCTTCGGGAGGGAGCTGGCCGCGCGGCTCGTCGAGCGTGGACCGCGAGCGGACGTCATCATCGCGAACAACGTGTTCGCGCACATTCCCGACATCAATGACTTCACGGCGGGGATGAAGCTGCTCCTTGCCGAGGATGGCGTGATCCACATCGAGAACCCGAACGTGCAGGACCTCATCGAACGCTGCGCATTCGACACCGTGTACCACGAGCACTTCTACTACCACTCCTGCATGTCGATCGACCGGCAGATGCGTCGTCATGGTCTCTGGCTCAACGACGTCGAGTACTTCCCCGACCTGCACGGCGGCACACTTCGTTGGCACATCGGTCACCATCAAGAGCCGACTGCACGTCTTCTCGACCGCGTCGCGAGTGAAGAAGCTGCGGGCCTAGGCTCATTTGAGTATTACGCGCAGTTCGGTAGGCGAGTGTCGTCGCTGATTCGCGACTTGCGAGAACTGCTGATCGAACTTCGCGCCAACGGTGCTCGAATCGCCGGGTACGGAGCCGCGGCAAAGGGCGCAACGCTGCTGAACACCGCCGATCTCGGCACCGACCTCATCGAGTACGTCGTCGATCGGAACACCTACAAGCAAGGCCTCTTCATGCCCGGCACTCACCAACCGATTCGCGACGTCAGCACCCTCGTCGCGGACAAACCGGACTTCGTCCTACTTCTTGCTTGGAACTTCCGAGACGAGATCATCGCGCAACAACGGGACTACACGACCGGTGGAGGCCAGTTCATCCTTCCCGTTCCCCAACCACAGATCATCGGAGGCGACTGA
- a CDS encoding SDR family oxidoreductase yields MLVTGHDGYIGTVLVPMFEAAGHDVVGVDSMLFRGCTLGDEPVPPREFSIDARDVDLELFADVDVVVHLAAISNDPLGDLNPESTFAINHRATIAVAEMAKEAGVARFLQSSSCSLYGAQGDTLIDESAPFNPVTPYGESKVLAERDLAELADDTFSPVYLRNATAYGASPRLRGDLVVNNLTGFAVTTGYVYLKSDGTSWRPLVHIEDIVRAFLALATAPRDVVHNEAFNVCASSENYRIRDVAEIVAEVVNGSEVQLSNDAFDDPRNYRVSGEKLAALVPSFKPQWTVRRGVEELAGAYRRYGLSLDDLEGDRFMRVKRIAGMLEAQTLGPDLRRRQTS; encoded by the coding sequence GTGCTTGTAACCGGCCACGACGGCTACATCGGCACTGTGCTCGTGCCGATGTTCGAGGCAGCCGGTCACGACGTCGTCGGCGTCGACTCGATGCTCTTTCGCGGCTGCACGCTCGGAGACGAACCGGTCCCCCCTCGTGAATTCTCCATCGATGCACGCGATGTTGATCTGGAGTTGTTCGCCGACGTCGACGTGGTGGTGCACCTTGCGGCCATCTCCAACGATCCGCTCGGTGATCTGAACCCGGAGTCCACGTTCGCCATCAACCACCGCGCGACGATCGCCGTTGCAGAGATGGCGAAGGAGGCTGGCGTCGCACGCTTCTTGCAGTCGTCCTCGTGCAGCCTCTACGGCGCCCAGGGTGACACGCTCATCGACGAGTCCGCACCGTTCAACCCCGTCACGCCCTACGGAGAATCGAAAGTCCTGGCGGAGAGAGACCTCGCGGAGCTCGCCGACGACACGTTCAGTCCGGTCTACCTGAGAAACGCGACCGCGTACGGCGCATCACCACGGCTTCGCGGTGACCTCGTCGTCAACAACCTCACCGGATTCGCGGTCACCACCGGATACGTCTACCTCAAGAGCGACGGAACCTCGTGGCGGCCGCTCGTGCACATCGAAGACATCGTGCGGGCCTTTCTCGCGCTGGCGACGGCTCCCCGCGACGTCGTCCACAACGAGGCCTTCAACGTCTGTGCGAGCAGCGAGAACTACCGGATACGAGATGTCGCGGAGATCGTGGCCGAGGTCGTGAACGGGAGTGAAGTGCAGTTGTCGAACGATGCGTTCGACGACCCACGCAACTATCGCGTCAGCGGCGAGAAGCTCGCTGCCCTCGTGCCATCGTTCAAGCCACAGTGGACGGTTCGGCGCGGTGTCGAGGAACTGGCTGGGGCATACCGGCGGTACGGGCTGTCCCTCGACGACCTCGAGGGCGACCGCTTCATGAGGGTGAAGCGCATCGCCGGGATGCTCGAGGCACAGACTCTGGGCCCCGATCTTCGCCGCAGACAGACGAGTTGA